AATGCATTGACAAAATAtactttgcttttttttttttaattattattaaataaggCTAAACAGAAAAATAGGATTGAATTAGAAACCGTACCTTTTTAACAGAAGACAACTGTGACTGCAAACGGAAGATATATTCTTGAGCTTCAGAGGAAACTCTGCCAAGACCTTCTTTATCAATCATTTCAGAGAGGCTTTGCGTTTTACCATCCATTGTGGACGAACCATTGTTTTCAACACAAACGTCATCCGGTTCCGTATCAGTCCCTTTCACGATAGTGTGGCTTTCGAAGTCCTCATCATCCATGTCAAGGTTTTTTTCGAGGAAAAGCCGATACTCAGCATTCCTCAATGTATACCTACAGTATAGCCAAAACATCAGAAAGATAAAATCTATTAGAAAAGCAGACAAGACAAAATCAAATCATCCAGTGGCACAAAAGTAATTGACTTTCACGACGATGATCATAAAGAGcaggaacatatatatatatacccagTCATCATGGAAGAGACCAAAAGCTTAGACAAAGGCTCCCAAAGAGATTGGATGTGGACTTGAAACCTATCAGAAGGGAGGAGACCCAACATTCCCGAGATTGTTCTCTTCATAGCGTCCAAAGTAGTGAGTGGAACATCTTTCTGAATCTGACTCACATCTAACGGTTCAATCTCTTGGATAACATCTGCAATTAAGCACTTCTGAgagagagcaaaaaaaaaacccaatttcaaattcaaattccacaaagagaaaataaaaacagagttttttaagaaaaagaagaaaaccttGGGTGATCGAGAATCGGAATGGAGTGCGAAATCGTCGAGGGAGAAGCCATCGTCGCTGAAACTGTTCGGAGAAGTTGAGGCGGATGCGGCGAGAGTTAGGGGTCGGAATCTCGAGTTGGATCGGAAGAGGAACGGAGAGGAAGGGTTTGTGGGTTTGTTACGGATGGTGACTCGAGGAAGAGAAAGGGAGAAGCAAGAgatcgtcgtcgtcgtcgacATCGCCGGAAGCTTGATGGCGAAATTGTACGAAgattcgtcttcttcttcttcctcttcctcttcctctgagCTGATGAAACCCTAATTCCCCTTTTGCGAGTCTGATTTGGAGTATTTGTTGGCCACATAACAAACCGGAACGTGACAAAAACGATGAATAACACTCATCCGTCAGCGATTACGGTTTGCTGTTAACCGTTCTACTACAAGGTGGCTGGCTTAGTTGTTGAACCGGTAGTAGCcccgttttgtttttttttttttcaattaaaaaactTATATGGGTTGAACCCAGTAGAATTTGAAAATAGACAGGTTTTTGCTAAATAGTCAACAAGCTTTATCGGACTCACGCGAAACAAAGTAAATGGAACAAGAAACAAATGCAGAAGACTAAAGGATGGAGACGATGTCCGCCATCACTTCGTGGAGCTCCAACGATCGATGATCGACAACCCGAGGATAAAGCTCTGACGAGCACTTGACAGTCTGTGCGAAGACAGGTATGTGTGAAATGGAGGCTGATCGCATGATAGAGAGCAACTCTGACCTCGGCGATGCAAGGAGACGATACGTGGGATTGCGATTGAGAGCCCCGATTCAATTCGCGTGATAATATGTATATCTTCTACACTTCTACACAATATGGCCATCTATTGTCATTTAGGATTACAATCACTTCCAACCACCATTTTGGTGTGACCCAGATCGAAACAGACTTTTCGAAATTTCCAAACTTCTTCCTCCACATCAGGAGCAGTCGTTTGATCACTCATTTTCTCTCTTGGTTAGACTAACCAATGCTCCCTAAAATAAACATAACTTTTGGTCGCACAGTTAAATTtgacctctctttttttttcatattattgaCCTTAAACCTGCATATGCAAGCtaacttaattttcttttcgaTGTCCAAACTTGAACTCACTTGTTTGTGTTAACTGCCAAACTTCTAAGGTgttgttcgtttgctcacccaggtGATCCAATCTGGGTGAAAATGCAAATCGATGTTCGTTTTATGCATTATAATATTACATCCAGATGGAACATccagctgaatttttaaaaactcttctcaaattctcacccaaatgaaggtgaatcttgatggtgcatctgaatgcagatgcatctagttcagtccaaatgataaatgacaaaaatgactttttaaaatcaaaatattattttcaaaccgtaaattccgtttttttttgcatatacattttttcGCCAGAaccaaaaaatgcatttttccgccaaaacaggaaaaacgcatttttccgctaaaaccgaaaaacacatttttccgccaaaaccgtaaaaattgcattttcccgccaaaaccaaaaaaaaagtattttcccaccaaaaccacaaaaaaaatcaatttctcGCCAAaacgggaaaacgcaattttcccaaaaccggaaaatgcattttctcgccaaaactggaaaaaacaattttcccgccaaaaacacaaaaaacacttttcccgtcaaaaatgcaaaaatgcacatttcccgccaaaaccgcaaaaaatgcatttttccgccaaaatcccgaaaaaaaaattttcccGTCAAACCCGTAGAAAAGCACTTTTTCatcaaaaacgcattttccaccaaaaccgcaaaacacacttttcccgccaaaaccgcaaaaaacgtattttccgccaaacccataaaatgtatttttctgccaaaaccataaagatgcactttttcgtcaaaaacacataatttttccttatttttcctcaaaaacacatttttcctcgagAACCGCATAAATATTTTTCGCGAAAACcgtaaaaatgatatttttccgccgaaacgtaaaaaatatattttagtcattttgttAACAAGTCTACCTAGATGCAGATGCAAgttaaaaatgaaaagcaaacgaacatagttgcattcagatgattcatctagatgcatgaacgaaatgaaaaaaataaacaacacACAGATAGAacatctagatggaccatctggatcATCTGGATGTatcttccagatgtacaaacgaacgGTGCCAACTCTTTTACCCAATGCATCTTCAAACAAATTTACCGATAGAATGACAATAATTTCCATCAAAGCATACATGGTCCCTGGGAATATAAAAACTTCTCTAACCAGGATTTTTGGTCCCAACTAGAAAGAGAAAACAAATTACACAGAGAATCCACATGGAAAAATAAACGAgatgagattaaaaaaaacactatgaaaagaaaaagaaaaactaattcACCAGCGAGGAATCTAATTATATTACAATACCAAAGCGCTTATCAATTTAAAGCCTTTGACTTTGACTTCACCAATGAAAAACATGGGCCTGCCCttatctcctcctcctctccggCGTCCAATGCGGTAAAGCTGGGCTAAAATGTGCCGACACAACCCTAGAATCAAGTAGCTCCACTATAGGTGTGAAGTTCACGCACCTCGGTACCTTGTACTGGTTAATTGACGCACCTCTTGAGATGGCGTAGTCCATCAACTCCTCGAACGTCCCGTTTCTTACCACCCTAATCTCCAACGGTCCAACGGAGTTATCAGCGACTCGACATTGGCGGTAAACCGAGTTCAACGACTCTTCCATCTCGAGGCAGCATCGAGTCAGAGTATCATGACTTGGTTGCCTCTCTCCGTCCCTCACTAACAACTCCCAGTACAAGACGTAGTGGCCCGGGATCGTGCTTGTGTCTGCGTAGCTAGTGTACTCCGCTACACGGGTGCCGCACTCTTTGAGAAGCAGCTTTGATGCGTTCTCCACCGCTTTCTGAAGCTCAGACTCGTCAGTCTTGTCAGAGTCGATGCTGAGGAGGACGTTCTTCCTCCTCACAAAATGAAACTGAGGTGCTGAGTTGTGGAAGCCCGTGACTCTGAGGATGTCACCAACTCGGTATCGACATAGACCGGCATAGGTCGTGACAACGAGTTCGTACTCTTTGCCGATCTTTACATCAACAAGTTCAACGGCCTTGGAGCCGCCAAGAGGGATAAACTCGAAGTAGGCCATGTTGGGCATAATGGTGTACGAAACTTCAGATGGTTTGCTCATCGGGTTAAGGTTTAAACCAAAGTAACACTCGGAGGAAGCGTACATTGTGCAAGCCATGGGAAGGCCACCGCTATAATATTCCAATGTTGGGATATATTGAGCCATGGCTCCAGTTACGATGACATCAAGGTACTTAGTGTTGGGCCAAATCCGGGTGATGATTCCTTCCCAATTTTCCGTCTGGCACCCCTGGCGGATGAACTCCGCCAGGTGCTGGTCCGGTTTGAGAATAACAGACATGCACTGCCTTATAGACGGGTCGGTTATCTCAGAGTCGAGGGAACCTGACTCAATGTCGTTGGCCAAGCGAGACCAGTGAAGCTGGAGGAATCGGATGGCACGGAGGAGACCAGAGGCAAAAACAGCGCCTACACGGAGGACAGAGAGGCGGTCAAGGAGGCCGCATAGCATCTGAGAGTACATGCTCTGGAAGGAGTCGGCACAGAGAATGGCTTCGTTGGGACTAGTGTACACGTTGTAGGGGTCGTATGGTCGGGACCTGAATTTATCACTCTTGTAGTAGCTGGTTAAGACTGGTCGAGCCGGTAGCCCACCCGGTGTCTTTGTTTCCGACTTAACGAACAGGAAGTACAATCCCTTTCCTTTATCTAGTCCTGGCACATACCTGCTCCAGAAAGGACAGAAAATGGTCAACGCTTGAACTAATAATAAAgaaatttaattaacaaatatgTACAGTCtacaaagtttttatttttgtttattatttattttttaaagaaatatttggTTGAATTTGGAtcagtaaatatttttttgttaacctTGACACACCATAGGACTAAGTTTTATCAATGTGAAGGACTTACAAATTCATGACGGGCATGAGGAGACTATAAAGAAGCTGGCGACGGTCGAGCTCTTCTTGAATGGTCGGCATGAGTTTCCTCTCTCCGGCTGAGGTTCCGGAGCTGGTGAGGAACTCGGAGATGGGATGGGCGGATAAGATGGGAGATCGGTCTCCGTCAGCGATACGTTGGATCTCGGGCTGGAGATCTTCGTAGGTAATGATTGGAAGCTTTGATTTAAAGGTATCACGGTCTGTGGCACCTCCAAGGTTGAAGCGACGGAGGTACTCCGTCTCAGCGTTGCGTCTCAGAATCTCCGCTAGGAGGTTTTCTTGAACCGTATCTGCATTTCGAGTCATTTCCTCGATGAAACGGAGGGCTTTCGCGTCTTTTTCACACGCTGGAGGTCCCAATGGCGACGAGAGGCTAGAGTCTACGGCCATAGTTATGTCTTTTCTTGATTCACTCTTTTTTGTCTCTGATTTATGGAGaggaaaaaaactaaacaaggaCAAAGAAGTTgggttagagagagaaagtttgTGTTTATTACAAGTTGGGATGTGTTTTGGGATTGAAGAGCTTGGTGGGTGTACCTATTTATATAGAGGCTGGTGGTCTGAAAATGCCACGTCAAATGGCCAAACAAACGTGAGATCGGACAATAACCTCAAATAATCTAAACTTATTACTTTCCAATCTTAACTAAGATATTGCACGCGCTCCTCTAAGACAAATCTCTTTTATGATCTATCAAATTATTACACAACGCAATGAAAACATTTTCTTAAGCAGGATATGTATTTTACCATAAGTAGCTAATATATActccatatatatagttttctttTGACTTGGCAATGCAAATAAGAGACGATCTTGAGAGTAACACAAACGAACAAATCAAGAAAAGTAAGTTACAAGAGAAAACTGGACACTGATAATTGCCATAAACTTAAAACGAAGTTTACGTATAAAACTTAATTGATAGGACGGAATCTTCAAAAAGATACCCGCCAACTATGGTAAAAAGAAACTTCCAAAAACTAAAGAgagtaagttacaaaaaaaaaaaaaaaaaaaaaaaactaaagagtaTATGACTTTTCTGGTAAACTGGTAAGCGGGACTATTTTAATGGATAATGAAAAAGTTCCTTGTAGTAAATCTTAGAAATTTCGGGTCCTTTGGTCCACGTTTTCCTCGTGGGCATGATGAGGTAACTATTGACAATATCACAATGAAAAGTTCacatttaaagaaaatttttaaatttgatattgAGTTAACCAGTGGAGGTAGAATTCaaacatgtataaaaataaaaattaaaaaaattataaataattaacatttaaattaGGCTTTTGGCAGGAAGGAGACTGGAAAGACACTGGCTGGAAAATTATGTTGTGGAgataataaaagataaattagtAGATTAGATACTagtaataaaatagaaataaagatGAGAACACAAGAAATGAGGCAACAATAAAGGAAGGGATGTTGAAGGTGAAGGGAACAGAGTAGGACCCAAAGAGAACGTCAACATGGCACGATAAGAGGGATTTGCATGTGGGGTTGCCATAGCCATGTCACCATCTTTCTCTACGCGTTTCTCGTCTCTCCCCACTTTCTTTTCCTCATGTatactttattatatatatttatattaactcAAATATACTACCAGCattttagggtttttgatttCTTAATGGTAGAATCGCTACACGATGAGACCGTCAGTTGTCATGAGTATTATAGTTGGAAGTAGGCATGCGACTTCTAgccaaaccaaataaaaatcaaaccgACCAAACTGAACTTtttggttttcaaaattttattcaattttgagcTCTAAACCAGCGGTTCAGTTCAACACTTGTAAAGTTATCAATTTCTCTATTttctaatatatacataaaatagaTTAATTGAGAAAGAATCAAACAAACGGAACTGGTAACTTTAAAAGCGTTGAACTGAACTAAACCAAAGTTGTTTTTACTGATAAACCAAAGTTTTACGTGGTCAGTTTTGGAAAATTATGATAACTCAAaatatatgacaaataaaaaaagcGAATCATATAGAAGTGAACTACCTAAACTCGCATGTCTTGTTGGAAGAGTCGAGATATGGTCATTGAGTTTAATGTTTTGTTGTCGTCATGTTAAGAAGATTGTCGCATGTGCCACTAGCTACCcgaaaaatgaataaaagttccaaacaaaataaatcattataaCACTATTTTTGTTAACATATTAGGAGTTTCGAAAGAATATGATGTTTTGAACCATTGAAATTTAATGGTAATCGAGATTAAATCCAGAACTTTTGCGGGTTTGTAAAAAACATTAGGTtttgagtttaaaatttatattcgaAGAGGGTAAATTTATTTATCTCCTCTCAAATCAAAGATATCAAAGCGGAACGAGAAATGGGGCCCTGACAAAAGGGAAACGTGTTGCTGGTTTGGTAGTCAGAAAGGAATGCCCCTTGGGCACATGAGACAAATGCCTAATTCCATACATGCATGTTTTCTTGCCTAACCATTTTCAGTTTTCCACTATAGACTATTACAAACTGATGGACCATCACGGTTCTCTATTCCCTATTTAGAACTTATTTAAAGGAAGCAATCAGTTAAATTTTGCTATTTCCCTTtgattaatcaatttttttatttaatatgtgTATATAGGTTTCTAAGTTGACAAAATATTTTACCAAAAGaagtttacaaaacaaaaacacaagtaagctaaaactatttttttatgtttggagTATTTCCTGTCTAACGAACGCGAAGCACTAACTTTCAAGTTCTTCACAACATTACCTGCTTATCTTTTCCATTTTTAGAACTACGTATGAAGATGTGCAAGGATGGTATTTTTAGGGTGAAAAGTAggttacataatttatatatttattttaaattcttaatCTTTGTTCTAAATCACAAGAGGTGCTCTAAATTCTCATTCTTCTATGTTTTATGTTGATTATATACCACCGGATGGGGTTTTGAATTGGTATCTAGATCGAATTAGTATAGCTAATTGttggcaaaaaaatatttgttctaAATTATCTATAAACCAATtatcattattttcatatttaattgtaAGAAACCCAGTTGTATGTCATAATCCGTATAAAAtcttagaaaattaaaattttaagtgttttttGATATTGATTAGATGAAATTTATTCTACTTGAAAAAGCGTACTTCATTTCTTGGGAAATTGTTCATCGGGGCAAGTCATCGTTGTAGGATTTGGTGAACACGGTAGGGAACTCGATCACATGGTGCAAACTCAATGGTAAAGAATGTCACTTGAGGACCCttgaatatttatataacttgtCACTGCCGGTCTAGACTAATTAATATGGCACCAAAagcataccaaaaaaaaatcctcctaattacaaaacaaaaaaaatctatataactaaaataataaaaatactactaaaaatatgttttttcaaataaaaaatagaaaacatcaaaatatttatgaaaaaaattgattctGGCTTTTTtccaataaaataatttactaATTCAAATAATCAAGTGTTTTAGTTAGCTTGTATAGCAATACATAGTGGAACGTAGATTATCGTTTATGAAATtcaatgaaaattctatttctaCAGAAGCAACTAAAATTAGAATTGTCGATAAgcagtttcttttgtgtttagaCAACAACGATccatttgtttagaaatttcagCATGTCAGCCGTTTTTGTAATTGCATTTGACAACACTTCTAGTTCTAATCCTATTTACTAGTAGCATTTTTAACAACCCAAAAAGCTAATCTATATACCAGAACAAAATATCTGATAAAATCATGTCAATATCAGTCTCACCTTGtataattttatagaggtatgcgataattttatatatgtttggatttcaaaagtttctaaaaatttacaacttgtaaaaagaagaaatataaaaagacttagaagatgcaactattttaaagaaaaatattaataaggattttaacgttaaaacccctcaactatgtttgTTTTAGGTAAAAAccctcaaactaagtatttaatgtAAAAGCCctcaaactaactttatttaatgaagtaAACCCTAACAGGTCATAATTACAAAtactaccggtaaatctttagtttaggggtttctacattaaataaacatagttgaggagttttaccattaaaaaaaaaatcaaaattttataatattatctaaaaaatagtaacttcaattttcaaaattagcatttttaattttttttctaaatatatgagtttgatgtgtttttaacatcaacattatatatgtataaattaaaaatgtaaaaaccgagaaaatataacaaaaattatataaagaatttagacGCAGTAAGACTTTCTTCCCTAACTTCCGGATCAGACATATTCCAAGAGCACAAAATACTATGGTGGACAAGCTTGCAAGTGGTGCGAGGAGTTCTCCTTCAGCTATGATATATTTCGATTCAGTACTTTCGGTTTGGCTTTCTGAATCGCGCGGTCCAATCACTTAGTTCTCGtttatgttgtcaaaaaaaagttactaatttttaaataatattataaaattttgatttttttttgtttttaaaaattttaatggtaaaacctctcaactatgtttacttaatgtagaaacctctaaattaaatatttaccgGTAGTATTGGTAATTATGATCTCCtagagtttaattcattaaataacattagtttgagggttttttcattaaatatttaGTCTGGGGGTTTTTccattaaatatttagtttgggggttttttacccaaaacaaatttagttgaggggttttaacattaaaaatcctATTAATAACAATGAAACGTGTAGCAACCGGTAATTAGATCGTTAATTGTTTTAACATTGTATCTAATAAATATCAGGATAGTAGAAAGGAGAGCAAGAAAAAAAAGGCTAATAGTGCAGTTACCAAAATCCAATgtgaaagaaaatcaaaaatttaatcgttattttgaatataaaaggaaagaaatgtttaaaaaaagaagaagaagtggatttagaaatctatactaataaatatacatataattaaaataagaataagtaaatataaaatatataaaaaatagaaatattacactAAACAGTAATGAGTacatatacaataaaaataaataataagtaaatatacaatataataaatagaaatgttACATTAAACGTcgatcataatattatcatttaatataaaaccaaaaaaattagaataagtaaatatacaattaagaaataaaaatactaaattaaacatctatctaaaaaatatatagtaaaataaataatcactaaatacacaatataataaatgaaaaaattacattaaacatctatctgaaaaatatagttttacatttttattatttccaaatatttttataaataaatatagaatataagaaaaacaagcatacaatataagaaatataaatattacattaaacatctatcataatattatcatttgatataaaagcaagaaaattagaataagtaaatatacaatataagaaaaaaaaataaacaatagataaaatacaataaagaaatgaaaaaaaaaactaaattaaacatctctctgaaaaaaaatgtatagtaaaatgaataataagtaaatataaaatataagaaatagaaatattataataaacatctatcgtaatattataatatgtaaatagacaatataaagaaaaatacagaataagtaaatatacaatatctGAACAGAAAAAACCAAATTAAACATCTTtctgaaaaatatattgtaaaataaataataattaaatatagagtataaaaagtaaaaatattacattaaacatctatcataatattaaaataaaaataaataataagtatatatacaatataagaaatataagaactacattaaacatctgaAAAACAtacagtaaaataaataataaataaatatataatataagaaatggaaaaactacattaaacatttatctgaaaaatgtattgttttacatttttattatttacaaatatttttataagtaaatatatataaaatattggaagaaataaataataagtaaatatacaatataatataagaaatagaaatgttacgtattataataagtaaataaaaaatataagaaaaaaataaataatatttaaatatagtatataagaaataaaaatattacattaaatatatatcgtaatattatcattgatataaaagcaagaaatttagaataaataaatatacaaaatatgaaaagataaacattaagtaaatatataatataaaaaactgaaaaaggtaaattaaatatctatctgaaaaatgtatagctaaataaataataaggaaatatactatataagaaatagaaatattacattaaacatctatcgtaatattatcatttgatataaaaacatgaaaattaaaataaataaatatacaatatagagAAATTCCTTAGGATAGCCTTTTTTAAGTTTTAGCCACAAAAATAGCTCTTAATGAGAAAAATGATCAatagaagttttattaaagagtaaaaatacatttataccataaggttaactaatctacacttagggtttagagttaagggatgGAGTTTTGAGATAGcgtttcaaatttcaaaaactaaaaaataaatattaatattttcaatACTATTTTGGTCATTCTATTTATTGAATGCTATTTTGCGACAAAAgcttaaaaatgactatttgagATAATTACtcaataatataagaaaaactaaataataagtaaatatataatataagaaatggaaaactatatcaaacatctatctgaaaaatatataattttctgttttttttttaaaagaaatatgtattcacacaaacatacaattcaaaattttgttgttgttcataATACAACTTCCAAAGGAATAGTTATATAGTTaacatttgaaaattaaaattgtcTCACGCGTAGTGCGGATTAACTCCTAGTCTATTACCTATATGGCAGATAGACAAAAGCACAAACCAGTAGATTGAAATAGATTTCCAAAAATTTGACGCCCTTGAAATTATGTTACTCTTTGACGCTTAAATCTTTGTTTTATGGCAGTTAGTAGAGGGCCGGCCATGTAACTTGCAGAtgaaatttgagaaaaaataagtATTATCATTTgcaaattttacatattttctgctatgtttttctttttaattgataatttaaatttgatgaAAATAATATGGATCCATGTTATATAGCAAACTTAATCCAATTC
This genomic stretch from Brassica napus cultivar Da-Ae chromosome C9, Da-Ae, whole genome shotgun sequence harbors:
- the LOC106410806 gene encoding uncharacterized protein LOC106410806, whose amino-acid sequence is MSTTTTISCFSLSLPRVTIRNKPTNPSSPFLFRSNSRFRPLTLAASASTSPNSFSDDGFSLDDFALHSDSRSPKKCLIADVIQEIEPLDVSQIQKDVPLTTLDAMKRTISGMLGLLPSDRFQVHIQSLWEPLSKLLVSSMMTGYTLRNAEYRLFLEKNLDMDDEDFESHTIVKGTDTEPDDVCVENNGSSTMDGKTQSLSEMIDKEGLGRVSSEAQEYIFRLQSQLSSVKKELQEVRRKNAALQMQQFVGEEKNDLLDYLRSLQPEKVAELSEPAAPEVKETIHSVVHGLLATLSPKMHSKLPTSEAPPTETVNAKGDEDCAELVENTSLHFQPLISLTRDYLARLLFWCMLLGHYLRGLEYRMELMEVLNLTCDANGSENVA
- the LOC106409452 gene encoding probable indole-3-acetic acid-amido synthetase GH3.1; protein product: MAVDSSLSSPLGPPACEKDAKALRFIEEMTRNADTVQENLLAEILRRNAETEYLRRFNLGGATDRDTFKSKLPIITYEDLQPEIQRIADGDRSPILSAHPISEFLTSSGTSAGERKLMPTIQEELDRRQLLYSLLMPVMNLYVPGLDKGKGLYFLFVKSETKTPGGLPARPVLTSYYKSDKFRSRPYDPYNVYTSPNEAILCADSFQSMYSQMLCGLLDRLSVLRVGAVFASGLLRAIRFLQLHWSRLANDIESGSLDSEITDPSIRQCMSVILKPDQHLAEFIRQGCQTENWEGIITRIWPNTKYLDVIVTGAMAQYIPTLEYYSGGLPMACTMYASSECYFGLNLNPMSKPSEVSYTIMPNMAYFEFIPLGGSKAVELVDVKIGKEYELVVTTYAGLCRYRVGDILRVTGFHNSAPQFHFVRRKNVLLSIDSDKTDESELQKAVENASKLLLKECGTRVAEYTSYADTSTIPGHYVLYWELLVRDGERQPSHDTLTRCCLEMEESLNSVYRQCRVADNSVGPLEIRVVRNGTFEELMDYAISRGASINQYKVPRCVNFTPIVELLDSRVVSAHFSPALPHWTPERRRR